One stretch of Meriones unguiculatus strain TT.TT164.6M chromosome 7, Bangor_MerUng_6.1, whole genome shotgun sequence DNA includes these proteins:
- the Ankrd40cl gene encoding putative ANKRD40 C-terminal-like protein isoform X1 translates to MHIKNTSRNLRAQTVNISFPGESQQGTNPHLPTDQCDGKPNITSLELVLKVRIQNAKENDFIEIELHRQALSYQNLLQVSCCELGIAPEQVEKMRKLPNTLLRKDKDIQRLQDFQEIELLLVKSGNSERTQHTASPLTERPCYNSDAAKLTY, encoded by the exons atgcatATCAAAAATACCAGCAGAAACTTAAGAGCACAGACTGTAAATATTTCTTTCCCAG gTGAAAGCCAACAGGGCACGAATCCACACTTGCCAACTGACCAATGTGATGGCAAACCCAACATTACCAGTCTCG AACTGGTGCTTAAAGTAAGAATTCAGAACGCCAAAGAAAACGATTTCATTGAAATTGAACTGCACAGACAAGCGCTGAGTTACCAGAACCTACTACAAGTGAGCTGCTGTGAACTAGGGATTGCACCAGAACAAgtagagaagatgaggaagctgCCAAACACACTGCTCAGAAAG GACAAAGACATTCAAAGACTCCAGGACTTTCAGGAGATAGAGCTCCTCTTGGTGAAGAGCGGAAACTCTGAACGGACTCAACACACAGCATCACCTCTGACAGAGAGACCCTGCTACAACAGTGATGCAGCAAAATTGACTTATTAG
- the Ankrd40cl gene encoding putative ANKRD40 C-terminal-like protein isoform X2 has translation MEETEQDIREKLAGESQQGTNPHLPTDQCDGKPNITSLELVLKVRIQNAKENDFIEIELHRQALSYQNLLQVSCCELGIAPEQVEKMRKLPNTLLRKDKDIQRLQDFQEIELLLVKSGNSERTQHTASPLTERPCYNSDAAKLTY, from the exons ATGGAGGAGACTGAACAGGATATCAGGGAGAAGCTGGCAG gTGAAAGCCAACAGGGCACGAATCCACACTTGCCAACTGACCAATGTGATGGCAAACCCAACATTACCAGTCTCG AACTGGTGCTTAAAGTAAGAATTCAGAACGCCAAAGAAAACGATTTCATTGAAATTGAACTGCACAGACAAGCGCTGAGTTACCAGAACCTACTACAAGTGAGCTGCTGTGAACTAGGGATTGCACCAGAACAAgtagagaagatgaggaagctgCCAAACACACTGCTCAGAAAG GACAAAGACATTCAAAGACTCCAGGACTTTCAGGAGATAGAGCTCCTCTTGGTGAAGAGCGGAAACTCTGAACGGACTCAACACACAGCATCACCTCTGACAGAGAGACCCTGCTACAACAGTGATGCAGCAAAATTGACTTATTAG